The genomic stretch aaaaataatattattcttacctaaatattattaaaaacttctttgaACACAATATTTGTTGTTGATGACTTTGGATTTCCGTCTTCGTCTATAATTAAAACCCTGAGACCACTGCGACTCTTAACTCTTGACAAAGCAACATAAAGTTGTCCATGGGTGAACACTGATTTTGGCAAGTAAAATCTTACATGTGATAATGATTGACCCTAACTCTTATTAATGGTCATTGCAAAGCATGCTGTTAATGGAAATTGTCTCCATTGGAACTTAAATGGCAATCCTTAATCTGAAGGGATCAAATTCATTCTTGGAATGTACACTTTATCTCTAATATTTCTAACGGTCACTACCGTCGCTCCAATTATATTGCTGCCAAGTTCGTTAATTATTAATCTTGTCCCATTGTATAAACCTGAAATCTGGTCTATGTTTCGTAGTAGCATTACAGCGACTCTTGCCTTTAAAGTCAACTTGTGATTGGATAGTCCCGAACATTTGATGTCATTTAGGAACTCTGATGTGAACCACTCTTGTTGTACATCTTCATtctcattagcttgacatgttgtgtCAGAACTCAAATACTCCTTTTTCATCCTTCGAAAGATTGTCAAGACAAAATCGTTTTCCTTCTCAACACTCTCAAGCGTGGGTTCAAGAATTGCCCTACTCTAAAATTACCTGTAATCTGATATGTTTTACAACAAATTTAGATATGCAAAGTCTACTAAATGAGAGAGAGGGTCATTAGTAGTTGTAATCTATAGATTATCTGAAATTTCAATTTCTGATTCATCATCAACAACAGAACC from Arachis stenosperma cultivar V10309 chromosome 9, arast.V10309.gnm1.PFL2, whole genome shotgun sequence encodes the following:
- the LOC130949406 gene encoding uncharacterized protein LOC130949406; the protein is MKKEYLSSDTTCQANENEDVQQEWFTSEFLNDIKCSGLSNHKLTLKARVAVMLLRNIDQISGLYNGTRLIINELGSNIIGATVVTVRNIRDKVYIPRMNLIPSD